A genomic segment from Aegilops tauschii subsp. strangulata cultivar AL8/78 chromosome 1, Aet v6.0, whole genome shotgun sequence encodes:
- the LOC109747037 gene encoding uncharacterized protein has translation MAMRVDSAILAVVVAFLLPLRLLSLCARLNSSGSAGDLRRSCSALAIAAALLATFFALPRHDGGRTGQCAASVGSPWEEGTGREVRLEIEQLKLQLYRLESLWENKSKAPDDKGDASEEDAEFVKAMGLDIQALIKEQENIKESLWSSGGTIKSVENEVRILAAESRKMNSDIYNVWSLANDTEKTVEALHSDVQKAQIIMDESRKMNSNAHQIWSLAKDTAKKVESLYTDVAKVQSVIDISKKMESNIHKAWSYAKQTEKRVEDICSDVKKGFKKKAWMS, from the exons ATGGCCATGAGGGTCGACTCGGCAATcctcgccgtcgtcgtcgccttcctcctcccccTCCGCCTGCTCTCCCTCTGCGCCCGCCTGAACTCCTCCGGTAGCGCAGGCGACCTCCGCCGATCCTGCTCCGCCCTCGCCATCGCGGCCGCGCTCCTAGCCACCTTCTTCGCCCTACCCCGCCACGACGGCGGTCGCACGGGGCAGTGCGCCGCCTCCGTTGGTTCCCCTTGGGAGGAGGGCACCGGTCGAGAGGTTCGGTTGGAGATCGAGCAGCTGAAGCTGCAGCTCTACCGATTGG AATCATTGTGGGAAAACAAATCAAAAGCACCAGATGACAAAGGTGATGCTTCAGAGGAAGATGCCGAGTTTGTGAAAGCGATGGGACTGGACATTCAGGCTCTGATCAAGGAACAGGAAAACATTAAG GAATCATTATGGAGTTCTGGCGGCACTATCAAATCTGTCGAAAATGAG GTACGAATTCTGGCGGCAGAATCCAGAAAGATGAACTCTGATATTTACAATGTGTGGTCATTGGCCAACGATACGGAGAAAACGGTTGAAGCTCTACATTCAGATGTCCAAAAG GCTCAAATTATAATGGATGAATCAAGGAAGATGAACTCTAATGCTCACCAGATATGGTCATTGGCAAAGGATACAGCAAAAAAGGTCGAATCTCTGTATACAGATGTTGCAAAG GTTCAAAGTGTAATTGATATATCAAAAAAGATGGAATCTAATATACACAAAGCATGGTCTTATGCAAAGCAGACAGAGAAGAGGGTTGAAGATATATGTTCAGATGTCAAAAAG GGCTTCAAGAAGAAGGCCTGGATGAGCTGA